CGCTTCATAACTAATCTCCTAAATTAAAGAGCATGATGCTAGCATAATTCGAAATAGGTTGCGATATATACAGCATGATTTTCTATAATTTTGTAATAAACAAGAAATTCTAGTTAACCTCACATTCATTTGTGAGCATGAGGCTAAAAAAATTTCGTTTAAAATCCTGAAGATAAAGCAAATTGGAAGACTTGCGTTTGATCGAATTGCTGAGGATTCAGTGCCTTAGCCAAGCTAAATGCCAAGGGTCCAAATGGAGAGCGCCATTCAAGCGAAAGACCTGCTGAGTATCGTAACGGACCTTCATATTTTCCAGTTAAGGTAGGTAAGGTATTCACCCCAAAGACGTTACCCGCATCAACAAAAACTGTTGTACGTACGTTATCTCGGCTTAAAGGATATGGGAGTATAATTCCTGCAGTTCCAGTAAGTAATAAGTTACCTCCTACAGAATTACGGTAATTATCTAATGGACCTAAAGAGTAACTGTCATATCCGCGCACTTGGCCAGGCTGTGCAGTACCTCCCGCATAATAATTCTCGAAAAATGGCAATCCCTTATTGTTAAATGAATTTCCATAGCCTGCAAACCCTTGCAGCGAGAAGATCCATCCTCGTGTTATAGGTTGATACAAACGCGCTTGATAAGACCCTTTATAGTAGGACAAAGAGTTCGAACTAGCCGGCAATGCAATTACGCCAGAAAGTTGTTGGTTGATGCCTCTAGTGGGGTATGGAAATTGGTCGTAGCTGTTTCGATTCCATCCTGTAGATAAACGAATTTCTTGAAAATGAGTTCCATACATTTGCACAAAATTCTTGATAGGTACTACATTACCAACGCTTTTGATTTCTACATCCTGATAACCATAACCCAATTGCCATCTGCTTGTTTCACCAAGAGGGATACTATAATTCACGTCACCGCCGTAACGGTTGGAATTGTATGTACTAACATTAAGGTTCCTAGGGTCGACACGTGCATAATAAAGATTGAGCCCGCGGCCTATACCTGTATCAGTATAAAAAGGATTATAGTAATTTATCGTGTAATCTTGTCCCCATTTACTTGCCGTAAATGCAGCTCCCATAGAGCGTCCAGTACCCATAAAGTTATGCTGATTTACTGAGGCATTCAATTGATAACCATTAGTACCATAGCCAATGGAAGCACTTGCCTCAGCAGAAGGCGCTTCTTCTACTTGTACATCTAAATCAACCTGGTTGTTTGCTTCAGGGACCGGAGTGGTTTTTACATCAACATTTTTTAAATACCCTAATAAGCGCAGTTGTCTTTCGGATTCTTTAATATTATGAAGCGATAATAAGCCCCCTTCATCCTGACGAATGACACTTCTCAATACATAATCACTGGTTTTTGTATTGCCATGGAATTTAATACGACGAACGTATACATGCCGACCTGGCTGTACAATAAAATTAATGAATACCGTTTTGTTCTCTTCATCAATTTGCGGGTCCGCATTAATTGCAGGGAATCCGTAGCCGATATCTCCTAAAGCCAAGCCAATAGCAGAAATTGAATCCGTCACCTTTTTACGCGAAAAAACAGCACCTTGTTTAACTTGAATGAGCGAATTAACTTTTTCTGGCGGCAATATCGGTTTGCCTACTACTTTATAGCCTGAAAAATGATATTGGGGTCCTTCTTCAACATGAACGTTGATGTAAACGTCTTTTCTATCTGGTGATAACAATACTTGTGAGGATATAATTTTAAACTTCAAATAACCTCTATCCATATAGAAGGAGCGCAATGCCTCTAAAGACGCATCCATACCTGACTTGGAATACTGATCTTTTTTAGTAAAATAAGTGAAAATGCTGGATTTTGATAAAGCAAACTCGGGTAATAATTCGTTTGTAGAGAAATCGTGATTGCCTATTATTTTGATTTGTTTAATTCGTGAGACACGCCCCTCAGAAATCGTAACGGTAATACCCACTCTGT
The DNA window shown above is from Legionella sp. PC997 and carries:
- the bamA gene encoding outer membrane protein assembly factor BamA; protein product: MKKISSKFILGVCCSSLIAWSSQTIAADTFVVRSIKVTGLQRVTTGTVLNYIPVQVGEEISPESTAEIIRTLYDTGFFQSVSLERQGNTLIVNVVERATIGSISVVGNKEIPSDKMKEFLKDLGLAKGRVFQTSTLERLEKELKQAYNARGKYNARIETRVSPLTDNRVGITVTISEGRVSRIKQIKIIGNHDFSTNELLPEFALSKSSIFTYFTKKDQYSKSGMDASLEALRSFYMDRGYLKFKIISSQVLLSPDRKDVYINVHVEEGPQYHFSGYKVVGKPILPPEKVNSLIQVKQGAVFSRKKVTDSISAIGLALGDIGYGFPAINADPQIDEENKTVFINFIVQPGRHVYVRRIKFHGNTKTSDYVLRSVIRQDEGGLLSLHNIKESERQLRLLGYLKNVDVKTTPVPEANNQVDLDVQVEEAPSAEASASIGYGTNGYQLNASVNQHNFMGTGRSMGAAFTASKWGQDYTINYYNPFYTDTGIGRGLNLYYARVDPRNLNVSTYNSNRYGGDVNYSIPLGETSRWQLGYGYQDVEIKSVGNVVPIKNFVQMYGTHFQEIRLSTGWNRNSYDQFPYPTRGINQQLSGVIALPASSNSLSYYKGSYQARLYQPITRGWIFSLQGFAGYGNSFNNKGLPFFENYYAGGTAQPGQVRGYDSYSLGPLDNYRNSVGGNLLLTGTAGIILPYPLSRDNVRTTVFVDAGNVFGVNTLPTLTGKYEGPLRYSAGLSLEWRSPFGPLAFSLAKALNPQQFDQTQVFQFALSSGF